In a genomic window of Corynebacterium lizhenjunii:
- a CDS encoding AAA family ATPase, whose product MVAWRIGSLELRNFRNYESLELDFEDRLTVLTGKNGAGKTSILDALKVILSIPVGVFEHKSFNLSREDARIAPQLGNNERVSQAEPHYPVSVGARLIAGEKTFDLTRTLEARGRTKGPNSEFRKFCEDLKNELQEVGSTTEAPILAAYGVERLVKEIPKKSAVPTSRLAAYENVLDPRSDLNQLSAYIEYLDEQRLDALSAGEDPDEDANIRQLKSIFDSCNEVLKPTGWGNARWDRKVKSVVLTHEDYGTLPLSFLATGTKICAGLALDIATRMGRLNPHLSGEELRKQTPGIVLIDEVDMHLHPEWQRKIIDSLLSTFPAVQFIVSTHSPLVISSAPTGSIRILDNNTVRTPEFSQGLKVEKVINEIQGADPNPDTPNRELLSRYMEMVHAGDGRTDEARKLRERLENELGGIDLVPELADADAYLFFDEID is encoded by the coding sequence ATGGTAGCGTGGCGAATTGGCTCTCTTGAGCTTCGAAATTTTCGTAACTATGAGAGCCTGGAACTGGACTTTGAGGATCGGTTAACGGTGCTCACTGGTAAGAACGGAGCCGGCAAAACTTCTATCTTGGATGCACTCAAAGTTATCTTGTCAATCCCGGTCGGGGTCTTTGAGCACAAGTCCTTTAATCTTTCACGCGAGGATGCGCGAATTGCGCCGCAGCTGGGAAACAATGAACGAGTCTCCCAGGCTGAGCCCCATTATCCGGTGTCAGTGGGGGCACGGTTAATAGCCGGGGAAAAAACTTTCGATCTGACCCGTACCTTAGAGGCGCGAGGAAGAACTAAAGGGCCAAACTCCGAGTTTCGTAAGTTTTGCGAGGACCTGAAAAATGAGCTCCAAGAAGTTGGCAGCACTACAGAAGCCCCAATTTTGGCGGCATATGGGGTCGAACGTCTCGTTAAAGAGATTCCCAAAAAGTCAGCTGTGCCTACGTCACGTCTGGCAGCATACGAGAATGTCTTGGACCCTCGATCTGATTTAAACCAGCTTTCGGCATATATCGAATACCTAGACGAGCAGCGTTTGGATGCTCTCAGTGCTGGTGAAGATCCCGACGAAGATGCAAACATCCGGCAACTAAAGTCGATCTTCGATTCTTGTAATGAGGTACTCAAGCCCACGGGGTGGGGAAATGCCCGTTGGGACCGCAAGGTGAAATCCGTAGTTTTAACGCATGAAGACTATGGCACGCTTCCGTTGAGCTTTCTTGCAACGGGCACCAAAATCTGTGCCGGCCTGGCATTGGATATTGCGACACGAATGGGACGCCTCAATCCGCACTTGTCAGGAGAAGAGTTACGCAAACAGACGCCGGGAATAGTGCTAATTGATGAAGTGGACATGCACTTGCACCCTGAGTGGCAGCGAAAGATTATCGATTCATTATTAAGCACTTTTCCTGCTGTGCAATTCATTGTCAGTACGCATAGCCCACTGGTCATCTCTAGCGCCCCTACGGGGTCGATTAGAATTCTTGACAATAATACGGTCCGAACCCCTGAATTTTCTCAAGGACTAAAAGTTGAGAAGGTGATTAACGAAATTCAGGGAGCAGATCCCAATCCGGACACTCCGAACCGTGAGCTCCTCTCGAGGTACATGGAGATGGTTCATGCTGGCGATGGCAGGACAGACGAAGCGCGGAAGCTGAGGGAGAGGCTAGAGAATGAACTCGGTGGGATTGATCTTGTCCCGGAGCTCGCTGATGCTGATGCGTATTTGTTCTTCGACGAGATTGATTAG